From the genome of Lentilactobacillus buchneri, one region includes:
- a CDS encoding DUF5776 domain-containing protein, which produces MKKKQFIYWVSLVVGMFLVFVGGEAFAQADTAADVDSAITTGVKLTAQKDTLDAWDAMILATSDNGITDAQAQNAYQDIITTNGFLSGTVQDPSGVSDVAGVIGLRALGKDPANVEKKDLVGQVINDPLAKIAKPSLYTLVNDLEALSTGSYGKASETARATLTKQILADRDPAAGIWTSSWGNVDLTARAIQALSMNMDQPGVPAAIQKAVSVIENDYYQQNGGFGNQTNKEDQYNNITMVNALAAAGVDVYTSLNGKSDYQAPVQRLLDQKDISADSNSMLLQQATYTLEQAKFTKDGGQGWIFNFGENPTFRARELAKLNAAATTKRQAINNDSQSSATDKATAISTINQTLENYITKINADTTDEAAIADRAVGVAEINNVKVVDSSAASSSSGTTITNNYTTIINSAPSSSSSSVASSSSSAVPVTKPTTTKKAKSAKGSVVYALTTVKLYKSTDFNKRQLTKIYKKQARINRPMFLVLKQTTNQQGHAIYRVRDLRSGKTGYMLSAAKYLTGAYYSAKVTRVKVLNPKGINEYSNRQLSGRKKHVKKNRSLNVEKVVDYGHTSRLQLTNGRYVSANKRLVLATKIAKTSGQNTDAAGTPVATAPSPTTSTSSSSSTTTTTPSVPTTTPTGSNNASSSSTNTSGTTNDNSGTNTNATTETVTVSVNANGSVLASGSITLAKGATALDALNALASQHNMSITTVGSGITAYVKGINGYNAGPAGTMTGWLYSINGNQPNTSIGAYVVANGDRISLNYNK; this is translated from the coding sequence ATGAAGAAGAAACAGTTTATTTATTGGGTATCACTGGTAGTCGGGATGTTCCTGGTATTTGTTGGTGGCGAAGCCTTCGCCCAAGCTGATACCGCCGCTGATGTTGATTCGGCGATTACGACCGGCGTTAAGCTGACCGCTCAAAAGGATACCTTGGATGCTTGGGATGCCATGATTTTGGCGACGAGTGATAATGGCATCACTGATGCTCAGGCCCAAAATGCTTATCAGGATATCATCACCACTAATGGATTCTTAAGCGGAACTGTGCAAGATCCGAGCGGTGTCTCAGATGTTGCCGGGGTCATTGGCTTAAGAGCACTGGGCAAAGACCCAGCTAATGTTGAAAAGAAGGACCTTGTGGGTCAAGTTATCAATGATCCATTGGCCAAAATTGCCAAACCGAGTTTGTACACCTTGGTTAACGATCTTGAAGCATTGAGTACCGGCAGTTATGGTAAAGCCAGCGAAACGGCGCGGGCTACTTTGACTAAACAGATCTTGGCCGACCGCGATCCAGCTGCTGGAATCTGGACGTCCTCATGGGGAAATGTTGACCTGACGGCCCGTGCTATTCAAGCTCTTTCTATGAATATGGATCAGCCTGGAGTTCCAGCTGCCATTCAAAAAGCGGTTAGTGTGATTGAAAATGATTATTATCAACAAAATGGTGGCTTTGGGAATCAGACCAATAAGGAAGATCAGTACAATAACATTACGATGGTTAACGCCCTTGCCGCTGCCGGTGTTGACGTCTACACATCATTAAACGGTAAATCTGATTATCAAGCACCGGTTCAACGGTTATTGGACCAGAAAGATATTAGTGCTGACAGTAACTCCATGCTGCTCCAGCAGGCAACTTACACGTTGGAACAAGCGAAATTTACCAAAGACGGCGGCCAGGGGTGGATCTTTAATTTTGGCGAAAACCCAACCTTTAGAGCGCGGGAACTGGCAAAACTTAATGCGGCTGCAACGACCAAACGGCAAGCAATCAACAATGATTCACAATCGTCAGCTACCGACAAAGCAACTGCGATCAGCACGATTAACCAAACGCTTGAGAACTACATTACCAAGATTAATGCTGATACAACCGATGAAGCGGCGATTGCCGATCGGGCAGTTGGTGTTGCGGAAATTAACAATGTCAAAGTCGTTGATTCAAGTGCAGCTTCGTCCAGCAGTGGCACGACGATTACCAATAACTACACGACAATTATTAACAGCGCCCCAAGTTCATCGAGTTCTTCAGTGGCTTCCAGTTCATCATCTGCGGTACCGGTCACTAAACCGACCACAACCAAGAAGGCCAAGAGTGCCAAGGGATCGGTTGTTTATGCTTTAACGACCGTTAAGCTTTACAAGAGTACCGATTTTAATAAGCGTCAGCTGACTAAAATCTACAAGAAGCAGGCCCGCATTAATCGGCCAATGTTTTTGGTCCTCAAGCAGACGACTAACCAACAGGGTCATGCCATTTATCGGGTTAGAGATTTGAGGAGTGGCAAGACCGGCTACATGCTTTCGGCTGCGAAATATTTGACTGGTGCCTACTACTCAGCCAAAGTCACCCGGGTTAAGGTTCTTAATCCAAAGGGCATCAATGAATACAGTAATCGACAACTAAGCGGGCGAAAGAAACACGTTAAAAAGAATCGGTCGTTAAATGTTGAAAAAGTGGTCGACTATGGGCACACGTCCCGATTGCAACTCACCAATGGCCGGTACGTGTCAGCCAATAAACGGTTGGTTCTGGCAACCAAGATTGCCAAGACCAGCGGCCAGAATACCGATGCAGCTGGAACGCCGGTTGCCACGGCGCCATCACCGACGACCTCAACGTCCAGTTCGTCGTCCACGACAACTACCACTCCGAGCGTGCCAACTACGACGCCAACCGGGTCCAACAATGCTAGTTCTTCGTCGACCAACACTTCCGGGACCACTAACGACAATTCAGGTACGAATACGAATGCCACCACCGAAACGGTCACGGTAAGTGTCAATGCCAACGGATCAGTGCTGGCCAGTGGCAGCATTACCCTTGCCAAAGGCGCCACCGCGCTGGATGCTTTGAATGCGCTGGCTTCTCAGCACAACATGTCGATCACAACGGTCGGCTCCGGCATCACGGCTTATGTGAAAGGGATTAACGGCTATAACGCCGGCCCCGCCGGCACGATGACCGGCTGGCTTTACTCGATTAATGGTAACCAGCCCAATACATCGATTGGTGCCTATGTGGTGGCCAATGGTGACCGGATTTCTCTGAATTACAATAAATAA
- a CDS encoding HD domain-containing protein, producing the protein MINGLRQIRGFVQKELGYETTGHDYTHIERVVSLAKLILKGEDADESLVIIAAYLHDVSDDKVTTNPAAKRKAIADELIGVGYDEAFVKQVFEIIDNMSYSANLKTHHHLSIEGQIVQDADRLDAIGAIGIARTFYFGGHFGEIMYNPRIMPRTGMDKAEYRKRGTVINHFYEKLFKLKDQMNTPTAKKIAEHRQQVMQDFVGEFVDEWNGTK; encoded by the coding sequence ATGATTAATGGACTAAGACAAATCCGCGGGTTTGTTCAAAAGGAGCTTGGGTACGAAACCACTGGCCACGATTACACGCACATTGAGCGGGTGGTCAGTTTGGCCAAGTTGATTTTAAAAGGTGAGGATGCTGATGAGTCATTGGTAATCATTGCGGCTTACCTGCATGACGTGAGTGATGATAAAGTCACCACCAATCCGGCTGCCAAACGCAAGGCAATTGCTGATGAATTGATTGGCGTTGGTTATGATGAGGCGTTTGTTAAGCAAGTATTCGAAATCATTGATAACATGTCCTACAGTGCCAATCTGAAGACCCACCACCACTTGTCGATTGAAGGGCAGATCGTTCAGGATGCCGACCGTCTTGACGCAATTGGCGCGATTGGGATTGCCCGGACCTTTTATTTTGGCGGCCACTTCGGTGAAATTATGTATAATCCACGGATTATGCCGCGGACGGGAATGGATAAGGCTGAATACCGTAAGCGCGGGACGGTCATTAACCATTTTTACGAGAAATTATTCAAACTCAAAGATCAGATGAACACGCCAACCGCCAAAAAAATCGCCGAACACCGCCAACAGGTCATGCAAGACTTTGTGGGCGAATTTGTCGACGAATGGAATGGCACTAAATAA
- the ybaK gene encoding Cys-tRNA(Pro) deacylase: MSKKKKNKVHKTLVEQILDKHKIPFEQMEFPTHKEGDVEQISVDHVDTDEHQIFKTLVFSGKTTGPVVGVVPVDEHLDEKKLAKVSGNKKVNLVPLKDLLKTTGYQHGANTPIGIWEKFHYPIYVDQEAKEMGEIIVSSGQIGRSVKVDSQQMVDLIGGKFADIKE, encoded by the coding sequence ATGTCAAAAAAGAAGAAAAATAAAGTTCATAAAACATTAGTCGAACAAATTCTCGATAAGCACAAAATTCCTTTTGAACAGATGGAATTTCCCACCCACAAAGAAGGCGACGTCGAACAAATCAGCGTCGACCACGTGGATACTGACGAGCACCAGATTTTTAAAACTCTGGTCTTCTCCGGCAAAACCACTGGCCCGGTTGTCGGTGTGGTTCCGGTCGACGAACACTTGGACGAAAAAAAGCTCGCCAAAGTTTCCGGCAACAAGAAAGTTAATCTTGTACCGTTGAAAGACTTGTTGAAGACGACCGGCTACCAGCACGGTGCCAACACGCCAATCGGGATTTGGGAAAAGTTCCATTACCCCATTTATGTCGACCAGGAAGCCAAGGAGATGGGGGAAATCATCGTCTCATCTGGACAAATCGGCCGTTCAGTTAAGGTTGACTCCCAGCAGATGGTCGACCTGATCGGCGGCAAATTCGCCGACATAAAGGAATGA
- a CDS encoding GntR family transcriptional regulator, producing the protein MADLVYRNIMKDLKERIQANEFASKKLPDERSLSESYGVSRSSIKRALNVLANQGIIFKKRGSGTFINPLYQKNQTIFQYEGSNLGVTDSFKSDGQTPKIKLLDFKVVPASEELQTELFLNPGEFVYEIKRLRSFDDKPFMIELGYIPIRVAPELNSERVEGSIFNYFEDATGNSVTKSFMTITADPSTKEDQQLLGLKPVEPVGVMEGIFFLDDGTPFEVSNMRIHYKYLNYNTFVNLDEDK; encoded by the coding sequence ATGGCTGATTTAGTATATCGCAATATCATGAAGGATTTGAAGGAGCGCATTCAGGCCAATGAATTTGCCTCAAAGAAGCTGCCGGATGAACGAAGCCTCAGCGAATCCTATGGTGTTAGCCGCAGTTCAATTAAACGCGCGTTGAATGTTTTGGCAAACCAAGGCATTATTTTTAAAAAGCGGGGTTCTGGAACCTTTATTAACCCGCTATATCAGAAGAATCAGACGATTTTTCAATACGAGGGATCCAACCTGGGGGTTACTGACAGCTTTAAGAGTGATGGTCAGACGCCTAAAATTAAGTTGTTGGATTTTAAGGTCGTTCCCGCAAGCGAAGAGCTTCAAACCGAATTGTTTTTAAATCCGGGTGAATTTGTGTACGAGATTAAGCGGCTGCGATCGTTTGACGACAAACCATTCATGATTGAACTCGGCTATATCCCAATTCGAGTGGCGCCGGAACTCAACAGCGAACGAGTGGAGGGCTCAATCTTCAACTATTTTGAAGACGCAACCGGCAACTCGGTTACCAAGTCATTTATGACCATCACAGCGGATCCATCGACCAAAGAAGACCAGCAGTTGTTGGGCTTGAAGCCGGTCGAACCAGTTGGCGTGATGGAAGGTATTTTCTTCTTGGATGATGGCACGCCGTTTGAAGTTTCAAATATGCGCATTCATTATAAGTATTTGAATTATAATACCTTTGTGAATTTGGATGAGGATAAGTAG
- a CDS encoding phosphoketolase family protein translates to MTVDYDSKEYLELVDKYWRAANYLSVGQLFLRDNPLLKRPLEAKDVKVKPIGHWGTIVSQNLIYAELNRVINKYDLNMFYIEGSGHGGQVMVSNSYLDGSYSDIYPNISQDEKGMAKLFKQFSFPGGVASHAAPETPGSIHEGGELGYSLSHGTGAILDNPDVIAAVEIGDGESETGPLAASWFSDKFINPITDGAVLPIINMNGFKISNPTILSRMSDEDLTSYFKGMGWDPYFVEATADTDHAKVEEEFAKTLDHVIEEIKSIQKNARENETPDNVKLPNWPMIIFRSPKGWTGPKKDLDGNPIEGSFRAHQVPIPVAAGSMEHKDLLNDWLKSYKPEELFDENGTVKPEIRAVAPKGDKRMSVNPITNGGIKPEPLKLPDVRDFEVKFDRGVTQKQDMIEWSNWLEKVAELNPTSFRGFGPDETKSNRLYSLLDDSKRQWMEDIHEPFDEDLSNHGRVIDSQLSEHQAEGWLEGYVLTGRHGFFATYESFGRVVDSMLTQHFKWLRKASEQYWRKQYPSLNFVDTSTVFQQDHNGYTHQDPGMLTHLAEKKPEFIREYLPADANELLAVGDVAFRTYEKINLIVTSKHPRRQWYTMDEAQNLVKNGLGYIDWASTDQGQEPDVVFAAAGSEPNLEALAAISILNKEFPEMKIRFINVVDLLKLRSPKVDPRGLSDEEFDNLFTTDKPVIFAFHGFEDLIKDIFFDRHNHNLHVHGYRENGDITTPFDMRVLNQLDRFDLAKEAVQDIPAYTVKGGYFIQRMNDMVDKHNAYIRQEGTDLPEVVDWKWEGLKK, encoded by the coding sequence ATGACAGTAGATTACGATTCCAAAGAATATTTGGAACTTGTTGACAAGTACTGGCGTGCCGCTAACTACCTTTCAGTAGGTCAGTTGTTCTTGCGCGACAACCCATTACTTAAGCGACCTCTTGAAGCCAAAGACGTTAAAGTTAAGCCTATTGGTCACTGGGGAACTATCGTATCACAAAACCTTATCTATGCAGAATTGAACCGTGTTATCAACAAATACGATTTGAACATGTTCTACATCGAAGGATCAGGTCATGGTGGCCAAGTTATGGTTTCCAACTCATATCTTGACGGTAGCTACTCAGATATCTATCCAAACATCAGCCAAGATGAAAAAGGTATGGCTAAATTATTCAAGCAATTCTCATTCCCAGGTGGAGTTGCTTCTCATGCCGCACCAGAAACACCAGGTTCAATCCATGAAGGTGGAGAACTTGGTTACTCACTTTCACATGGTACCGGTGCTATCTTAGACAACCCAGATGTAATCGCTGCTGTTGAAATTGGTGATGGTGAATCAGAAACCGGCCCATTGGCTGCTTCATGGTTCTCTGACAAGTTCATCAACCCAATTACTGATGGTGCTGTTCTTCCTATCATTAACATGAACGGTTTCAAGATTTCAAACCCTACTATCCTTTCACGTATGAGTGACGAAGACTTAACTAGTTACTTTAAAGGAATGGGCTGGGATCCATACTTTGTTGAAGCAACTGCTGATACAGACCATGCCAAGGTTGAAGAAGAATTTGCCAAGACCCTTGACCATGTTATTGAAGAGATTAAGTCAATTCAAAAGAATGCTCGTGAAAACGAAACACCAGATAACGTTAAGTTACCTAACTGGCCAATGATTATCTTCCGTTCACCTAAAGGCTGGACTGGTCCTAAGAAGGATCTCGATGGTAACCCTATCGAAGGTTCATTCCGTGCTCACCAAGTTCCAATTCCTGTTGCCGCAGGTTCAATGGAACACAAAGACTTGCTGAATGACTGGTTGAAGTCATACAAGCCTGAAGAATTATTTGATGAAAATGGTACTGTTAAACCAGAAATCCGTGCAGTTGCACCTAAGGGCGACAAGCGGATGTCAGTTAACCCAATCACTAACGGTGGTATCAAACCAGAACCATTGAAGCTCCCTGATGTTCGCGACTTCGAAGTTAAATTCGATCGTGGTGTAACTCAGAAGCAAGATATGATTGAATGGTCAAACTGGTTGGAAAAGGTTGCAGAACTTAACCCTACCAGCTTCCGTGGATTCGGTCCTGACGAAACTAAGTCAAACCGTCTTTACAGCTTGCTTGATGACTCTAAGCGTCAATGGATGGAAGACATTCACGAACCATTTGATGAAGATCTTTCAAACCACGGCCGTGTTATCGATTCACAACTTTCAGAACACCAAGCAGAAGGTTGGCTTGAAGGTTATGTATTGACTGGTCGTCATGGATTCTTTGCTACTTACGAATCATTCGGACGAGTAGTTGACTCAATGTTGACTCAACACTTCAAGTGGTTACGTAAAGCTTCAGAACAATACTGGAGAAAGCAATATCCTTCATTGAACTTTGTTGATACTTCAACAGTATTCCAGCAAGATCACAATGGTTATACCCACCAAGATCCAGGTATGTTAACTCACTTAGCTGAGAAGAAGCCTGAATTCATCCGTGAGTATCTTCCAGCTGATGCTAACGAATTGTTAGCTGTTGGTGATGTTGCATTTAGAACTTACGAGAAGATTAACTTAATCGTTACTTCAAAGCACCCACGTCGTCAATGGTACACAATGGATGAAGCTCAAAACCTCGTTAAGAATGGTCTTGGCTACATCGATTGGGCATCAACTGACCAAGGTCAAGAACCAGATGTTGTCTTTGCTGCCGCAGGCTCAGAACCTAACTTGGAAGCATTGGCTGCTATCTCAATCTTGAACAAGGAATTCCCAGAAATGAAGATTCGTTTCATCAACGTTGTTGATCTCTTGAAGCTTCGTTCACCTAAGGTTGACCCTCGTGGTTTGAGTGATGAAGAATTTGACAACTTGTTCACTACTGACAAGCCAGTTATCTTCGCATTCCATGGCTTCGAAGACCTTATCAAGGATATCTTCTTCGATCGTCACAACCATAACCTTCACGTTCATGGCTACCGTGAAAATGGTGATATCACTACACCATTCGACATGCGTGTCTTGAACCAATTGGATCGTTTCGACCTTGCAAAGGAAGCTGTTCAAGATATTCCAGCTTACACTGTTAAGGGTGGTTACTTCATCCAACGTATGAACGACATGGTTGATAAGCACAATGCTTACATCCGTCAAGAAGGTACTGATCTTCCAGAAGTTGTTGACTGGAAGTGGGAAGGCCTTAAGAAGTAA
- a CDS encoding S8 family serine peptidase → MINIRKLIGLLTITGALGVVSITSSNPVLAKHNPKTTAIKKATNQPANQNALTKGNVPKLWSQGYQGQGMVVAVIDSGVQNNQEFQLSSNTTAKISKSQAQKFIAQRGYGKYISPKIPFAYDYVNNNNDDSSADSVSGFHGLMVAGVAAANGVARRSKAKFVQGVAPEAQILNLKVYGGFSDESPNDVARAIYDAVDLGADVINMSLGIGVGNESLNDQEQAAVKYATDHGVFVAVAGSNYGHAGSITTDYNEQSNSTITTYEPANSGTISDPAISPFATTVGDENTKQGDKSEMDSFSAWGPTPDFKLKPDVSAPGQQIAVLDQNNHFTTNTGTSFASPYIAGSVALLMQKFKKDQPTLTGAKLVEAVKVALMNAAQPMANDKFKGELISPRLQGAGQVNVTNAANLKASAADPSGNQGSISLKTIGQTTKFNVALTNHSSEPLTYHINTANGPFTESRKTNNHNVGPVHDTAIPGATLQSANDTVTVNPGKTQLVPFTLDLGSQANLNSVAEGYLTFENADSNQNLTVPYFGYYGDPTDEQVVDKPANQADSIFNGGYLMDTQDMPLGLSDRTSLASWLNTLKDPDELRDDMPEKIQSDKVAFSPNGDGHSDAISPYVFTTQNLQNVTAEITDASGKVIRTVDNETNTQKSIEEAGSGYIDDLTLSPSMRLNPKALNWNGMTYNQSTGKMTVVPDGQYHYVLQTTNFNDGAKQQQEYSLPVKVDTVAPKITKATYRNGRLAVNYSDVGVGFTSISTLAVQIGHQSAGVSLNNSGQSNTGSLVYKLSEAKQRALKQAKGKLKMTLADVAGNQTKRSIKVSPKMYNHVQTSSTPGSKLVWTLKTDDLESMMSHDKYAVTTRFSPTKGITFKGLNDNDFTLINAASNVYDPQTHQLTIAGKAANPKSKLTILRSPNQNAKINQVKISKTGSFKFEMPINPTTQQGIGYILKVPKKHQWTTAKGTLVVIADTTAPTLNLSMPDNVSETSQNHYQLTTSNDQFTISGTVNDNVDGYRLLINGNNLFHEQNNAGWVNHQDLGANPNPHSPHQFTQTFNLNQGTNIFQVSAVDETGNQITKTITVTRE, encoded by the coding sequence ATGATTAATATTCGCAAACTAATCGGCTTACTGACAATTACCGGGGCACTCGGTGTTGTTTCAATCACATCCTCAAATCCAGTCCTCGCCAAACATAATCCAAAAACCACCGCAATTAAAAAAGCAACCAACCAGCCGGCCAACCAAAACGCCTTAACCAAGGGAAATGTTCCCAAGCTTTGGTCGCAAGGCTATCAAGGCCAGGGAATGGTGGTTGCGGTCATCGATAGCGGCGTGCAGAATAATCAGGAATTTCAACTATCTAGTAACACCACAGCCAAAATTTCTAAATCCCAGGCCCAAAAGTTTATCGCTCAAAGGGGTTACGGCAAATACATCAGCCCGAAGATTCCCTTCGCCTACGATTACGTCAACAATAATAACGATGACAGTTCCGCAGACAGTGTTTCCGGTTTCCATGGTCTAATGGTCGCCGGCGTTGCCGCAGCAAACGGTGTCGCACGAAGGAGCAAAGCCAAATTTGTCCAAGGAGTGGCTCCGGAAGCCCAGATTCTCAATCTGAAAGTCTACGGTGGTTTCTCTGATGAATCACCAAACGACGTTGCGCGGGCGATTTATGATGCGGTTGATCTCGGGGCAGATGTGATTAACATGTCCCTGGGGATCGGCGTCGGTAATGAATCACTCAATGATCAGGAACAAGCGGCCGTGAAATATGCGACCGATCACGGTGTTTTTGTGGCTGTCGCCGGCAGCAACTATGGGCATGCGGGCAGTATCACCACCGATTATAATGAGCAATCCAATTCAACGATTACGACTTATGAACCGGCTAACTCTGGCACCATCAGCGATCCTGCCATTTCACCATTTGCCACCACGGTTGGCGATGAAAACACCAAGCAGGGTGACAAGAGCGAGATGGATTCTTTCTCGGCTTGGGGGCCGACACCGGATTTTAAGTTAAAACCGGATGTCAGTGCGCCTGGGCAGCAAATCGCCGTTTTGGATCAAAATAATCACTTTACGACCAACACCGGGACCTCATTTGCCTCGCCGTACATTGCCGGTTCGGTAGCTCTACTCATGCAGAAATTTAAAAAAGATCAGCCAACGTTAACTGGTGCCAAACTGGTTGAGGCAGTCAAAGTAGCTCTGATGAATGCCGCCCAACCAATGGCCAACGACAAATTCAAAGGAGAACTGATTTCACCCCGGCTTCAAGGTGCCGGTCAGGTGAATGTCACCAATGCCGCTAATCTAAAGGCATCCGCCGCCGATCCAAGTGGTAACCAAGGATCAATTTCATTGAAAACAATTGGCCAAACCACCAAGTTCAACGTTGCCCTGACCAATCACAGCTCAGAGCCGTTAACCTACCATATCAACACGGCAAATGGGCCGTTTACAGAAAGCCGAAAAACCAACAATCATAATGTTGGGCCGGTTCATGACACTGCGATCCCTGGTGCCACACTGCAATCCGCCAATGATACCGTCACCGTTAACCCCGGCAAAACGCAGCTGGTTCCTTTTACCCTCGATTTGGGCAGCCAAGCTAATTTGAATAGCGTCGCTGAAGGTTATCTAACTTTTGAAAATGCCGATTCAAATCAAAATTTGACGGTTCCCTATTTCGGCTACTATGGGGATCCAACTGATGAGCAGGTTGTCGATAAACCCGCCAATCAGGCTGACAGTATTTTCAACGGTGGCTACCTAATGGACACTCAGGATATGCCGCTGGGATTGAGTGACCGAACCTCTCTGGCCAGTTGGTTGAACACCTTGAAGGATCCGGACGAACTGCGAGACGATATGCCGGAAAAAATCCAATCCGACAAGGTGGCCTTCTCACCCAATGGGGACGGCCATTCCGATGCCATCAGTCCATACGTGTTCACCACCCAGAACCTCCAAAACGTCACTGCTGAGATTACCGATGCCAGTGGCAAGGTCATCAGAACCGTCGACAATGAAACCAACACCCAGAAATCAATTGAAGAAGCCGGTTCCGGCTACATTGACGATTTAACCCTTTCGCCTTCGATGCGCTTGAACCCCAAGGCATTGAATTGGAATGGGATGACTTATAATCAGTCAACCGGTAAGATGACGGTGGTTCCAGATGGTCAGTACCACTACGTCTTACAAACCACCAATTTCAACGATGGCGCCAAGCAGCAGCAAGAATACAGTCTTCCGGTCAAAGTCGACACGGTTGCGCCAAAGATTACCAAGGCAACTTATCGGAACGGCCGACTGGCGGTGAACTACTCCGACGTTGGGGTTGGCTTTACTTCAATATCGACACTTGCCGTCCAAATTGGTCATCAGTCTGCAGGCGTCAGCTTGAACAATTCTGGCCAATCAAATACCGGCAGCCTGGTCTACAAACTGTCGGAGGCCAAGCAACGCGCACTCAAGCAAGCTAAAGGCAAACTAAAGATGACGTTGGCCGACGTTGCCGGTAACCAAACCAAGCGTTCGATCAAAGTCAGTCCAAAGATGTATAACCACGTTCAAACGTCATCAACCCCTGGTTCCAAGCTTGTCTGGACATTGAAAACCGATGACTTGGAATCAATGATGAGTCACGATAAGTATGCGGTGACCACCCGTTTCTCACCAACTAAGGGGATTACATTTAAAGGGTTAAACGACAATGACTTCACCTTAATCAACGCAGCCAGCAACGTGTATGATCCGCAGACCCATCAACTAACGATTGCTGGGAAAGCGGCTAACCCGAAGTCGAAGTTAACCATTTTACGCAGCCCCAACCAAAATGCGAAAATTAACCAAGTGAAAATTTCAAAAACTGGGTCTTTCAAATTTGAGATGCCAATTAATCCAACGACCCAGCAAGGGATCGGCTACATCCTAAAAGTACCCAAGAAGCATCAGTGGACAACGGCCAAAGGTACTCTCGTGGTTATTGCCGACACAACCGCCCCTACGCTGAATTTATCGATGCCTGACAATGTTTCCGAAACCTCACAGAACCACTATCAATTAACAACTTCGAATGATCAATTCACCATCAGCGGTACTGTGAATGATAACGTTGATGGCTATCGCCTCTTGATCAATGGCAACAATCTTTTCCATGAGCAAAATAACGCGGGTTGGGTGAACCACCAAGATTTGGGTGCCAATCCCAATCCCCACAGTCCTCATCAATTCACTCAGACCTTTAACCTGAATCAGGGAACAAATATCTTCCAGGTTTCTGCCGTTGATGAGACTGGTAATCAAATCACAAAAACAATTACCGTTACCCGCGAGTAA